The following proteins are co-located in the Ursus arctos isolate Adak ecotype North America unplaced genomic scaffold, UrsArc2.0 scaffold_13, whole genome shotgun sequence genome:
- the LOC113259469 gene encoding NADH dehydrogenase [ubiquinone] 1 beta subcomplex subunit 3: MAHGHGHEHGHSKLELPDYKQWKIEGTPLETVQEKLAARGLRDPWGRNEAWRYMGGFANNVSFVGALLKGFKWGFAAFVVAVGAEYYLESKNKDKHH, translated from the coding sequence ATGGCCCACGGACATGGGCATGAACATGGCCATAGTAAACTGGAACTTCCAGATTATAAACAATGGAAGATAGAAGGGACACCATTAGAAACTGTCCAGGAGAAGCTGGCTGCACGAGGGCTAAGGGATCCATGGGGCCGCAATGAAGCTTGGAGATACATGGGTGGCTTTGCAAACAATGTTTCCTTTGTTGGTGCATTATTAAAAGGATTCAAATGGGGATTTGCTGCATTTGTGGTAGCTGTAGGGGCTGAATATTACCTGGAATCCAAGAATAAAGATAAGCATcactga